In Zonotrichia albicollis isolate bZonAlb1 chromosome 3, bZonAlb1.hap1, whole genome shotgun sequence, a single window of DNA contains:
- the DLK2 gene encoding protein delta homolog 2 produces MLRSFCLQLMSLIWILLAHHQLVQGDDCSEHCNLAHGCCDQDGKCRCDPGWEGEYCEECVRMPGCLHGTCHQPWQCICHSGWAGKFCDKDIHICEHQSPCQNGAQCIYDRDGEYSCLCPEGFHGKDCEMKTGPCEKAGSPCKNGGQCQDENGFASNFTCRCLAGFVGALCEHDVDDCLMRPCANGATCHDGVNRFSCQCQVGFEGRFCTININDCASQPCKNGAKCYDRINDYDCLCPDRFTGKTCDISVPEPTWSSPYHPANHENAGGVKSTTSETPGVTQPEPIRTVVTGRRVANHSEKELGGGLLKISVKEVVTQRDSGLSEAQLVTVLVFGVLTAVLVLITVLLMLRNWQRGRQRSNWCQSPSQAARKLQDQECQVGMLNTILIEPRKTTEL; encoded by the exons ATGCTCAGGAGCTTCTGTCTCCAGCTCATGTCCTTGATTTGGATCCTCTTGGCCCATCACCAGCTTGTGCAAG GGGATGACTGCAGTGAGCACTGCAATCTCGCCCACGGCTGCTGTGACCAGGATGGGAAGTGCAG GTGCGATCCAGGCTGGGAGGGGGAGTACTGCGAGGAGTGCGTGCGCATGCCGGGCTGTCTTCACGGCACGTGCCACCAGCCTTGGCAGTGCATCTGTCACTCTGGCTGGGCTGGCAAGTTCTGTGACAAAG acaTACACATCTGTGAACACCAGTCCCCCTGCCAGAACGGGGCACAGTGCATCTACGATCGAGATGGGGAGTATTCCTGCCTGTGTCCAGAAGGTTTCCACGGGAAGGACTGTGAGATGAAGACAGGGCCATGTGAGAAGGCAGG GTCTCCATGCAAGAATGGTGGGCAATGCCAAGATGAAAATGGCTTTGCCAGTAACTTCACCTGCCGCTGTCTAGCTGGCTTTGTGGGGGCTCTCTGTGAGCACGACGTGGACGACTGCCTGATGCGCCCCTGTGCCAACGGGGCCACCTGCCACGACGGCGTCAACCGCTTCTCCTGCCAGTGCCAGGTGGGCTTTGAGGGGCGTTTCTGCACCATCAACATCAACGACTGCgccagccagccctgcaaaaATGGGGCAAAGTGCTATGACCGCATCAATGACTATGACTGCTTGTGTCCTGACCGTTTCACTGGCAAGACCTGTGACATCTCCGTCCCTGAACCCACCTGGTCTTCTCCCTACCACCCTGCCAACCATGAGAATGCTGGAGGAGTGAAAAGCACCACTAGTGAGACGCCAGGGGTGACGCAGCCAGAGCCCATCAGGACTGTGGTCACGGGGCGGCGTGTGGCCAACCACAGTGAGAAGGAGCTGGGGGGAGGGTTGTTGAAAATCTCTGTGAAGGAGGTTgtgacccaaagggactcagggCTGAGTGAAGCCCAGCTGGTGACAGTGCTGGTGTTCGGGGTGCTGACAGCAGTGCTGGTCCTCATCACTGTCCTGCTCATGCTGAGGAACTGGCAGAGAGGCCGTCAAAGGTCGAACTGGTGCCAAAGCCCTTCTCAGGCTGCAAGAAAGCTCCAAGACCAGGAGTGTCAGGTGGGCATGCTCAACACCATCTTGATTGAGCCAAGGAAGACCACAGAGCTGTGA